A genome region from Magnolia sinica isolate HGM2019 chromosome 8, MsV1, whole genome shotgun sequence includes the following:
- the LOC131252803 gene encoding uncharacterized protein LOC131252803 — translation MTESPFVPRERLLKKQQLFQSIHKHTYLKGPFDKITSVAIPLALAATTGFMIARGIYNMSHGIGKKE, via the exons ATGACAGAATCACCATTTGTGCCAAGAGAGAGGCTTCTGAAGAAGCAGCAGCTCTTCCAGAGCATTCACAAGCACACGTACCTGAAAGGGCCATTTGACAAGATCACCTCAGTTGCCATTCCCCTTGCATTGGCGGCTACCACTGGGTTCATGata GCGCGTGGaatctacaacatgtctcatggGATTGGGAAGAAGGAATGA